Below is a genomic region from Trichoderma asperellum chromosome 2, complete sequence.
gaagatgaagccgGTGTTGGGTAACTGCAATTCAGTCCAAGCCGGCAACAAGGCGAACAGGCAGGCCGCAATTCATTGCATTTCACTCTCCTCCGTTTGCAATTAAAGCATCCGAGGCGCGATTTGAAGTGGCCGCGGCGGCTAAGAGGCTTGTTAGATTTGCGGGCCACAACATTTCCATTTGATGAGCTCTGCTCGGACAGAGACTCGTGTAAGTCGACGGATGAGTCGTCTGAAGGATTAGGACTTCCGCTATGCTGGGGCTGAGGCATAGTGGCAGGCTGCGTCCGTCAAACGgtaggagaaagaaaagaaagggaaagaaaagacgcgAATAATTTGATTCTTGCTGCTATCGCGGCTGCAGAGACTGAATCGAACTATTGTCTAGTTCTGAGCGCGAAGGACTCATCACGCCGTTGTCGCAATCGGCTCAGCTACTCAATCGCAGCCAACGCCGACAGAGCTGTTCTTCGTCTCTCTAAAGTACCCTTGCGGCTCAAGTTCGCAAAACTCGTCTCGAAAGTTGGGAGGCCTTCAGGTGTCTTGCGCACTAGAAACTGGGTCGGCTAAGCGTTCGGGACCACCTTGGGAAGTATGCTCACAATACGACAGTCCGACATGACTCTGCCAACATTCCCAGTCTTGCGCTGCGACAGACGCTTACATTAAGTTGAATAACCAGCAAGAACCGCCACCAATGAGAGTCGATGCACGTGATGAGTCTGAGACAGTGTACCTATGCCTCCGCGTAACAAGTACCCATATTGTGCCCCTCGCTAAGGGGAGGGATGACCTGATAGGTGGCATTTTTGGCTAGGTAGGCCTATCAATATGTAGTTACCCTGCAAACTACGAGACAGATGCAGCAATAAGATTCGGACGTGTCCTGGCAACCCCTCGGGACCCTCTCCCGGGCTGACATGCTTGGCTAAATCTAGTCTAAAGCATATGAATTGCCAGAGAGTACGGTATAATGGCACCAGtcgatgaggaagacgatggtTTCATTCTCGTGTCCCACAGCGGCTGTTCTACTGATCAGCAGGAACCGCAGCTCGTCGATGCCATCAGCCAAGCGGTAGACAACCTCCTCGAGGAGTTTTGGCCAATAAACAAGAAGATCCACGACAACCCGGAAAGAGGATACAAAGAGTTTATCGCCCACGATGTATTGACAAAATTCATGAAATCCCAGAGCGGCTGGGTTGTCACGCCGTCTGCTTACGGAATGGAGACTGCGTGGGTTGCTGTGTTTGACACGGGAAAACGCGGTCCTGTCGTGTCGTTCAATGCCGAGATGGGTGAGTATCTGCGCCTCACAGCTCCCTCGAGACGAGCAGAAACCAACTCTCATGGCGTCAGACTGTCTTCCCGGCATCGGCCACTCGTGTGGCCATAATCTCATCGCTACAGCATCCGTCCTCGGCGCCGTTGCAACGGCTCAAGTAATGAAGCAATACGAAGCCGCCGGAAAAGTGGTCCTGTTCGGCACACCGGCAGAAGAaggtggaggagggaaaaTTAGGCTTCTCAAGGCGGGAGCCTTTTCTGACCACAACGTCGACGTGAGCCTCATATCACATCCAGGGATCACCCCGGATGCAGCATTGATGCGAACCACATCATACCTGCAGTTCAAGGTCGAGTGCTTTGGCCGTGAGGCTCACGCGGCAGCTAACCCCTGGCTCGGCATTAATGCGCTGGATGCGCTAATCGCAGGATACAACAATGTGTCATTGCTCAGACAACAGATCATGCCCGAGGACAGAATTCAGGGCTATATCACCAATGGTGGCGTTGCGCCCAACATCATCCACGCCTATGCCGCCGGCATCTTTGTTGTCAGATCAGATACGCAGAAGCGCCTCGACGAACTAAAGGAAAAAGTATATGACTGCTTTAGAGCTGGTGCCCTGGCCGCAGGAGCCAAAGTGACTATTACAGAGCGATGGGGCTATCAGAACCACATCCCAAACCGGACAATGGCGCGATCTTATACACGCTATTTCAATGCTCTTGAGCCACCAGGTAGGATTGCAGAGGACcaggatgttgatgatggaCGAGGCAAATCACAGGCAAGTACAGATCAGGGCGACATCAGCCACGCAATGCCGAGTTTAAGCCCAGCCTTTCAATTACAGCCTGGGCCGAAAGGCCAAGGTCCGCATAACCCAGAATTTGCAGAGGTTGCTGGGACGCGGGATGCATATGTGAGAGCGTTGAGGGTAGCGAAAGGATTAGCTGGAGTTGCACTAGACATTGTATTTACAGAAGGGCTTCTCGAAGAGATCAAGAGTGAGTGGAAAAGTGTGATTACTAGATGGCGTGGGGATTAGTATCGTCCTTGACTCGATTGACAACATTACAACGATATTAGCCGTGTTGAAGAATCTCGTATAATTTCCATTAATAGACAATGCCGGCTAAATTTGATATATTAGTGCTTATTGGTTTGGAAACATTGGAAACATTCCATATTCACATACGAAAAGCTCATGCTCCTCGTTTCAAAAGGTATTGCTCACAGTGTCATGTCATTACATGCCAATACACGGTACTTGTGGCTTTCACCGCCGCAACTGGTTGTTTATACGTACGTGTAGACAGCACCACTCAATCAACAATGCCGAATTATACGCCGAGCAACCACTTCCGGGTCCGGTGATATGAAGTCAGGGCGCGTTTAATAACGACCTAGATATAACATGTAAcggccaagctgctgcaattTAGTCACGTAATTACGACTTTACAAAGTATACAAAAACTCAACGtcaataatatttatagtccGACTTAGCCGCTAGTTCTACCATAAGGTATATGTTGTCCGGGAGAGCTCAATTTCGCGAGTTAAATTAAGATACTTATAGCTATGCTACGCCGACCTGTATCATTACAGCGTAAGTCGTTGT
It encodes:
- a CDS encoding uncharacterized protein (EggNog:ENOG41~MEROPS:MER0014418), with translation MAPVDEEDDGFILVSHSGCSTDQQEPQLVDAISQAVDNLLEEFWPINKKIHDNPERGYKEFIAHDVLTKFMKSQSGWVVTPSAYGMETAWVAVFDTGKRGPVVSFNAEMDCLPGIGHSCGHNLIATASVLGAVATAQVMKQYEAAGKVVLFGTPAEEGGGGKIRLLKAGAFSDHNVDVSLISHPGITPDAALMRTTSYLQFKVECFGREAHAAANPWLGINALDALIAGYNNVSLLRQQIMPEDRIQGYITNGGVAPNIIHAYAAGIFVVRSDTQKRLDELKEKVYDCFRAGALAAGAKVTITERWGYQNHIPNRTMARSYTRYFNALEPPGRIAEDQDVDDGRGKSQASTDQGDISHAMPSLSPAFQLQPGPKGQGPHNPEFAEVAGTRDAYVRALRVAKGLAGVALDIVFTEGLLEEIKSEWKSVITRWRGD